In one Balneolales bacterium ANBcel1 genomic region, the following are encoded:
- a CDS encoding ABC transporter permease: protein MMRTFLPPPLLWKSGLRFLYRHPWLFALSVTGIALGVTIVVAIDLANNSAQRAFRLSSEAVTGPATHQITGASDQLGDQLYRDIRVRAGMRLAAPVIEGFATLPGSGNTARVLGVDPVAEAPFRSFASQDAGINLADFMAEEGAALISEETAASLNLSIGDTLALSIDGVAHNVRISDLAAADDSRSRQALENLLIVDIGTAQQLFDMAGSLTRIDLILEEDDTAGMARLRDLLPAGAEIVRSGSRTDSMAQMTSAFERNLQALSLLALLIGVFLIYNTMTFSVLQRRPLIGRLRASGVTGREIRTLILGEALLLGATGTAAGLLAGIILSGFLLQMVTQTINDLYFVLTVRQLQLDLFTLVKGLALGIGATLVAAIVPAREAAGAQVNTVLQRSGRDTWIRQAAGKLAAAGLSLFAAGGLVLLLPGQSVAAGYLGLLLMIAGFALLAPILVTFMAAGLRPVMARIGGMIAKMSVTGVVTDLSRTSVAVSALTIAVAATVGVGVMVDSFRGTVASWLEAQLRADIYVQPPGNAARQATASLKPELIRQLSGFEGVAGAHSVRNTTAQTPFGTVNLVAVEPGPSSRESYRMRFGRSIFDTDPDAANVSLPPVMVSEAFASRHSAGTGDTLRIRTDSGDQPFRISGVYVDFTSDLGVVSIDRTIYNRFFEDDAVSGLALYTSDEVDPEQLVQDLRVMAADIQEVYIRSNRGLREASLDIFDRTFTITWVLRLLAILVAFVGVLTALMALQLERSKEFAVLRANGMTPSQLWRYVTTQTGVMGAMAGLLSVPVGLLMATVLVHIINLRSFGWTLEMNIAPEILLQAVLLAFLAALLAGIYPSFKMSRANPADALKNE from the coding sequence ATGATGCGGACCTTTCTCCCCCCACCGCTACTCTGGAAATCAGGTCTCAGGTTCCTGTATCGGCACCCGTGGCTCTTTGCCTTGTCGGTGACCGGGATCGCGCTTGGAGTTACCATCGTTGTGGCCATCGACCTTGCCAACAACAGCGCCCAGCGGGCATTCCGGCTATCGTCGGAGGCGGTGACAGGACCGGCAACGCATCAGATCACCGGAGCATCGGACCAGCTTGGTGACCAGCTTTACCGCGATATCCGGGTTCGGGCCGGAATGCGCCTGGCAGCTCCCGTAATCGAAGGCTTTGCCACGCTTCCCGGATCCGGAAACACAGCCCGTGTACTGGGAGTCGATCCGGTCGCCGAAGCACCATTCCGCTCCTTTGCATCGCAGGATGCCGGCATCAATCTCGCAGATTTCATGGCAGAGGAGGGCGCGGCACTTATCTCGGAGGAAACGGCTGCATCCCTGAACCTGTCGATCGGTGATACCCTAGCCCTGAGCATCGATGGTGTGGCTCACAATGTGCGCATCAGTGATCTGGCCGCTGCCGACGACTCCCGCAGCAGGCAGGCCCTCGAGAACTTGCTGATCGTGGATATCGGAACCGCACAACAGCTTTTTGATATGGCGGGATCGCTCACCCGTATCGACTTGATTTTGGAGGAGGACGATACCGCCGGGATGGCGCGGCTGCGGGACCTGTTGCCCGCTGGCGCCGAAATCGTCCGATCCGGGTCGCGAACGGACAGCATGGCGCAGATGACCAGCGCTTTTGAGCGCAACCTGCAGGCACTTAGCCTGCTGGCTCTGCTGATAGGCGTATTTCTGATCTATAATACCATGACGTTTTCGGTTCTCCAGCGCCGGCCGCTTATCGGACGATTACGGGCATCGGGTGTCACCGGCAGGGAGATCCGGACACTGATACTTGGCGAAGCGCTGCTGCTCGGCGCGACAGGTACCGCGGCAGGGTTGCTGGCAGGGATCATCCTTTCCGGTTTTCTGCTTCAAATGGTCACGCAGACCATCAACGACCTCTATTTTGTGCTGACCGTCCGGCAACTTCAGTTGGATCTTTTTACCCTGGTCAAGGGCCTGGCACTCGGCATTGGAGCCACGCTTGTTGCCGCAATTGTCCCGGCGCGCGAGGCGGCCGGCGCGCAGGTTAATACCGTTCTGCAACGATCCGGCCGTGATACATGGATCCGCCAGGCCGCAGGCAAGTTGGCTGCCGCCGGACTCTCACTCTTTGCCGCCGGGGGTCTGGTGCTGCTGCTTCCGGGTCAAAGTGTTGCGGCCGGTTACCTGGGACTGCTGCTCATGATCGCGGGTTTTGCCCTGCTGGCCCCCATTCTTGTCACATTCATGGCCGCAGGCTTGCGGCCGGTGATGGCCCGCATCGGAGGGATGATCGCTAAAATGTCCGTTACCGGGGTTGTGACCGACCTGAGTCGAACATCCGTTGCGGTTTCGGCACTGACCATTGCCGTTGCGGCGACCGTCGGGGTGGGGGTTATGGTGGACAGTTTCCGCGGAACCGTCGCGTCATGGCTAGAGGCACAGCTCCGGGCGGATATCTATGTACAGCCTCCGGGAAATGCGGCCCGCCAGGCAACCGCCTCCCTGAAGCCTGAACTGATTCGGCAACTTTCCGGATTCGAAGGCGTTGCCGGGGCTCATTCCGTCAGGAATACCACGGCACAGACACCGTTCGGAACCGTCAACCTCGTCGCAGTGGAGCCGGGCCCCTCCTCGCGGGAATCCTACCGCATGCGATTCGGCCGGTCGATTTTTGACACCGATCCGGATGCCGCGAACGTGTCACTCCCACCCGTTATGGTATCCGAAGCATTCGCCTCCCGCCACTCCGCCGGCACCGGAGATACGCTTCGGATCCGGACCGACAGCGGCGATCAGCCTTTTCGGATCTCGGGGGTGTATGTTGATTTTACCTCCGATCTTGGCGTCGTATCCATCGACCGAACCATCTATAATCGCTTTTTTGAGGATGATGCCGTTTCGGGCCTGGCTCTGTATACCTCCGACGAAGTCGATCCGGAACAGCTCGTTCAGGATCTTCGAGTCATGGCCGCAGATATCCAGGAAGTATACATCAGGTCGAACCGGGGACTGCGGGAAGCGTCACTTGATATCTTTGACCGAACCTTTACCATCACCTGGGTGCTTCGGCTGCTGGCAATTCTGGTGGCCTTCGTCGGGGTGCTCACCGCACTGATGGCCCTTCAGCTCGAGCGCTCCAAAGAATTCGCCGTTCTGCGCGCCAATGGAATGACGCCTTCGCAGCTCTGGAGATATGTGACCACACAAACCGGGGTGATGGGAGCCATGGCGGGACTCCTTTCGGTTCCCGTCGGTCTGCTTATGGCAACGGTGCTGGTCCATATCATCAATCTGCGTTCTTTCGGGTGGACCCTCGAGATGAATATCGCCCCGGAAATTCTCCTGCAGGCCGTACTCCTGGCTTTCCTGGCCGCACTGCTGGCCGGCATATACCCCTCATTTAAAATGTCGCGTGCCAACCCCGCGGATGCCCTGAAAAACGAATAA
- a CDS encoding lipocalin-like domain-containing protein, producing the protein MRYRSLFMVLAAVLILIAGVRWITDSDESQIRASLSAVEALAGEGDARGFLRADGPRTFVFPEDHGPHPGFRTEWWYYTGNLFTEEGRHFGYQFTIFRNQLRPPETAGDPATGSREHGPDLTPDSPGDAPPAEGIEHQGDTSGGWATDQLYLAHFAVADMKTGRHIYEERFSRGAAGLAGARAAPFLVWLENWRVEELLPDAEVLNHYQKDDRGDGKLPVRIEAETDGVAIDLSLDPLKPPVFHGDRGYDRKGSEPGNASYYISFTRMDTWGSITLDGDRHEVAGYSWMDHEWSTSALEEGQTGWDWFSLQLSNGYELMYYQLRKEDGTLSPFTTGSLVTPKGDVLSVGHGDAALKTLDTWKSPHSGAEYPVAWRLSVPGHSLELELSTLFRDQEMNVSFQYYEGAIRISGTHHGAPVEGYGYVEMTGYETGSGRL; encoded by the coding sequence ATGCGCTACCGCTCCCTGTTTATGGTTCTTGCCGCTGTTTTGATCCTGATCGCCGGCGTTCGCTGGATTACGGATTCCGACGAGTCGCAGATCCGGGCTTCCCTTTCAGCCGTGGAGGCACTGGCCGGAGAAGGCGATGCCAGGGGCTTTTTACGCGCCGACGGTCCCCGAACGTTTGTTTTTCCCGAAGACCATGGCCCGCATCCCGGCTTCCGAACCGAATGGTGGTATTACACCGGCAACCTCTTTACAGAGGAGGGACGCCATTTTGGCTATCAGTTCACCATCTTCCGGAATCAGCTCAGGCCGCCTGAAACTGCAGGTGACCCGGCAACTGGTTCTCGTGAACATGGCCCGGATCTCACTCCGGATTCCCCCGGCGATGCTCCGCCTGCCGAGGGAATTGAACATCAGGGGGATACCTCGGGAGGATGGGCGACAGACCAGCTCTACCTGGCGCATTTTGCCGTCGCCGACATGAAGACAGGGCGGCATATCTATGAGGAACGGTTCAGCCGGGGAGCTGCCGGTCTGGCCGGAGCCCGGGCGGCACCCTTTCTTGTTTGGCTGGAAAACTGGAGGGTGGAGGAACTACTTCCGGATGCGGAAGTATTGAACCACTATCAGAAAGATGATCGCGGTGACGGAAAATTGCCGGTTCGTATTGAGGCCGAGACGGATGGCGTGGCCATAGACCTCTCGCTGGACCCGCTGAAGCCACCGGTCTTCCACGGCGATCGCGGATACGATCGAAAAGGCTCAGAACCCGGAAACGCGTCCTACTATATCTCATTCACCCGAATGGATACATGGGGCAGCATCACCCTGGACGGGGACCGGCACGAGGTGGCCGGATACAGCTGGATGGATCATGAATGGAGCACTTCGGCTCTGGAAGAGGGCCAGACCGGCTGGGACTGGTTCTCGCTGCAGCTGTCCAACGGGTATGAGCTCATGTATTATCAGCTGAGGAAGGAAGACGGAACCCTGAGCCCATTCACAACGGGAAGTCTGGTAACCCCGAAGGGCGACGTGCTGTCTGTCGGACACGGCGACGCGGCTCTGAAGACTCTCGATACCTGGAAGAGTCCGCATAGCGGAGCGGAGTATCCGGTGGCCTGGCGCCTGTCGGTACCCGGACATTCCCTTGAACTGGAACTATCCACCCTGTTCCGTGATCAGGAGATGAACGTCTCTTTTCAATACTATGAAGGTGCGATTCGGATCTCCGGGACCCACCATGGCGCACCGGTGGAAGGCTACGGATATGTTGAGATGACAGGCTATGAGACCGGCAGCGGCCGCCTGTAG
- a CDS encoding substrate-binding domain-containing protein translates to MKNILIILSFLLLATAMQASGQSFKVIVNNDNSVASISKSDLSAIFLKTNTRWADGSTIEPVDQSARSAVREVFSQEVHGRNVGAIRSHWQQAAFSGAGTAPLERGSDADVVQFVQSNPGAIGYVSADANVSGVKTISVQ, encoded by the coding sequence ATGAAAAATATTTTGATCATTCTCTCTTTTTTATTGCTTGCCACGGCTATGCAGGCATCCGGACAATCCTTCAAGGTGATTGTCAATAACGACAATTCGGTAGCCTCCATTTCCAAAAGCGATTTGTCGGCCATCTTTCTGAAGACCAACACCCGCTGGGCTGACGGTTCCACCATTGAACCGGTCGATCAAAGTGCGCGCTCGGCGGTTCGTGAAGTGTTTTCACAGGAAGTTCACGGACGAAATGTCGGTGCCATCCGGAGTCACTGGCAGCAGGCCGCGTTCTCGGGCGCTGGAACTGCACCCCTCGAGCGTGGCAGCGACGCAGACGTTGTACAATTCGTGCAATCCAACCCCGGAGCTATCGGGTATGTTTCCGCCGATGCAAATGTCTCCGGTGTAAAAACCATAAGCGTGCAGTAA
- a CDS encoding phosphoenolpyruvate carboxylase, with the protein MYFSTTDDSIDLQKIQDDIGFLHDCYTGMLRDLGEEEVIRHLEGDHSAEADPDKVSKAFSLYFQLITIVEENAAAQLRRKLEDQHGISRISGLWGRILPDLEKRGLPPETIAGELRNVRIEPVMTAHPTESKRSTVIDQLRAIYLLMVKRENQVWTENEKLQIAEDVKVALERLWQTGQVFLQKPAIQDELRNVMHYLKNVFPVVLPLLDQRLRDAWSATGFDPKLIENRNQLPRVSFGNWVGGDRDGHPFVTSDVTAHTLLELRRNALRMIKSDLVDLARKISISSREAPAPSAFKNHLEILADLCGEAGQKAMDRNPEEPWRQFVNLLITRLPLDDDDEPLLELDHPRYYTRTEELLENLDQLTDSLREINAGRIANSDVDPIARKVSTFGFHLASLDIRQNSRFHDAALSQLMEAAGIPDAEHFADWPEEKRLELLNRELETSRPFLRHRHGIGKEADAVLACYRVLYRHVRRFGTRGIGALIVSMTRSLSDLLVVYLLAREAGLLVTGENGLACLFSVVPLFETINDLERGPDILDSFLQHPVTRQSLYLQRTLSDGRPITREMLTLSTRTKSSDSDKTIQADRQLEEAGESGESKTGQPDLYQQVMVGYSDSNKDGGILASLWSLNVAQRRLAEAGRKHGIRIRFFHGRGGTISRGAGPTHRFIAGLPSETIRGDMRLTEQGEVISQKYANKLTALYNLELLQAGTAGLTLGAFDIGENPERPGHHETGQNGEGSSSGNAASVRRGSSCNDLYQTLEPIIKRLYDSSLERYQSLVRSDGFVSFFSQVTPIDIIESSSIGSRPARRTGKRSFEDLRAIPWVFSWSQSRFFLTGWYGVGHALEILQKEDAESFETLKNHAVDFMPFRYIITNASSAIALTDTEIMQWYANLMADRDTAEHYLKRITDEYHRTRRMLEILYGHELHERRPRMYTMIGFRNERLKPLHRLQIDQLKTWRELKRNGENEKADVMLEDMLLVLNAIAGGLGTTG; encoded by the coding sequence ATGTACTTCAGCACAACCGACGACAGCATAGACCTGCAAAAAATCCAGGACGACATCGGTTTTTTACACGACTGTTACACCGGGATGCTCCGGGATCTGGGAGAAGAGGAGGTCATTCGCCATCTCGAGGGGGATCATTCAGCAGAAGCGGACCCCGACAAGGTCAGCAAAGCGTTTTCCCTCTATTTTCAGCTCATCACCATCGTTGAGGAGAACGCGGCCGCCCAGCTTCGCCGAAAGCTGGAAGACCAGCACGGAATTTCACGCATCTCCGGACTGTGGGGCCGCATCCTTCCGGATCTCGAAAAAAGGGGACTCCCACCCGAGACCATTGCCGGAGAGCTTCGCAATGTGCGCATCGAACCGGTTATGACCGCCCATCCAACCGAATCGAAACGGTCGACGGTCATTGACCAGCTCCGCGCCATCTACCTGCTGATGGTGAAGCGCGAAAACCAGGTCTGGACGGAAAACGAGAAACTTCAAATAGCCGAGGATGTAAAGGTGGCCCTGGAGCGCCTGTGGCAGACCGGTCAGGTTTTTCTGCAAAAACCTGCCATCCAGGACGAGTTGCGCAACGTTATGCACTATCTGAAGAATGTGTTTCCGGTGGTGCTGCCTCTGCTCGACCAGCGGTTGAGAGACGCCTGGAGTGCTACCGGTTTTGATCCTAAACTCATCGAGAACAGAAATCAGCTTCCCCGTGTGTCGTTCGGGAACTGGGTAGGAGGCGACCGTGACGGCCACCCCTTCGTCACCAGTGATGTAACCGCACATACGCTTCTTGAGTTGCGCAGAAACGCGCTCCGCATGATTAAATCCGACCTGGTTGACCTGGCCCGGAAAATCAGTATTTCCTCTCGCGAAGCACCCGCTCCATCCGCTTTCAAAAACCATCTGGAGATCCTGGCCGACCTGTGCGGGGAAGCGGGCCAAAAAGCCATGGATCGCAATCCGGAGGAGCCCTGGCGACAGTTCGTCAACCTGCTGATCACCCGGCTTCCGCTGGATGATGACGATGAGCCGCTGCTTGAACTCGATCACCCCCGTTATTATACCAGAACCGAAGAGCTGCTGGAGAATCTTGACCAACTGACGGATTCTCTCCGTGAAATCAATGCCGGTCGCATCGCCAACTCGGATGTTGACCCGATCGCGCGGAAAGTTTCAACGTTCGGATTCCACCTGGCATCGCTGGACATCCGCCAGAACAGCCGGTTTCATGATGCCGCACTTTCACAGCTGATGGAGGCCGCCGGTATCCCCGACGCCGAACATTTCGCCGACTGGCCGGAGGAGAAGCGGCTTGAGTTATTGAATCGTGAACTCGAAACATCACGGCCGTTTCTGCGGCACCGGCACGGTATCGGCAAGGAGGCCGACGCAGTGCTGGCCTGCTACCGGGTTCTCTACCGGCACGTGCGGCGATTCGGCACACGCGGCATCGGCGCCCTAATCGTCAGCATGACCCGCAGTCTTTCCGACCTGCTGGTAGTATATCTGCTGGCCCGGGAAGCCGGACTCCTGGTCACCGGCGAAAACGGTCTGGCCTGCCTGTTTTCCGTCGTACCCCTGTTTGAAACTATCAATGATCTTGAACGGGGCCCGGATATCCTGGACTCGTTTCTGCAACACCCGGTCACACGCCAGAGCCTGTATCTCCAGAGAACCCTCTCCGACGGGCGTCCCATTACCAGAGAGATGCTCACTCTTTCTACCCGGACGAAAAGCAGCGATTCAGACAAGACCATTCAGGCCGACAGGCAGCTCGAAGAAGCAGGAGAATCAGGTGAATCGAAAACCGGTCAGCCTGATCTCTACCAACAGGTGATGGTGGGTTACAGCGACAGCAACAAGGACGGCGGTATACTTGCCAGCCTGTGGAGCCTCAATGTCGCCCAGCGCCGCCTTGCCGAAGCCGGCCGCAAACACGGAATACGCATCCGGTTTTTCCATGGCCGGGGCGGAACCATCAGCCGGGGCGCCGGTCCGACCCATCGTTTTATCGCCGGGCTCCCCTCCGAAACCATCCGGGGGGATATGCGGCTGACCGAGCAGGGGGAAGTCATCTCCCAGAAATATGCCAACAAGCTGACCGCGCTCTATAATCTGGAGCTGCTGCAAGCCGGTACGGCCGGACTCACACTTGGTGCCTTTGACATCGGCGAAAACCCGGAGCGGCCCGGACATCACGAAACGGGACAAAACGGCGAGGGTTCCTCTTCCGGAAATGCTGCCAGCGTGCGCCGGGGCAGCTCCTGCAACGACCTCTACCAGACCCTTGAGCCCATAATCAAACGCCTGTACGACAGCAGTCTCGAACGCTATCAAAGCCTGGTGCGCTCCGACGGGTTTGTCTCGTTCTTCTCGCAGGTCACGCCCATCGACATCATCGAATCGAGCAGCATCGGGTCCAGGCCCGCGCGCAGAACCGGCAAACGAAGCTTTGAAGATCTCCGGGCCATACCGTGGGTATTCAGCTGGAGCCAGTCGCGTTTTTTCCTGACCGGCTGGTACGGGGTGGGCCACGCGCTCGAAATCCTGCAGAAAGAGGACGCCGAGTCGTTCGAAACCCTCAAAAACCATGCGGTTGATTTCATGCCGTTCCGCTACATCATCACCAATGCCTCATCGGCAATTGCGCTGACCGACACCGAAATCATGCAGTGGTATGCAAACCTGATGGCCGATCGCGATACCGCAGAGCACTATCTGAAACGGATCACGGACGAGTACCACCGCACCCGCCGAATGCTGGAGATTCTCTACGGCCATGAGCTTCATGAACGCCGGCCCCGGATGTACACCATGATCGGCTTCCGGAACGAGCGGCTGAAACCGCTGCACCGGCTGCAGATAGATCAGCTCAAAACCTGGCGGGAACTCAAGCGGAACGGGGAGAATGAAAAAGCCGACGTGATGCTCGAAGACATGCTTCTGGTGCTGAATGCCATTGCCGGGGGACTCGGAACCACCGGGTGA
- a CDS encoding ABC transporter ATP-binding protein codes for MNTETIQASFIASLKHVTKKYTEGDKTNLVLDRLDLEIKQAELIVLLGKSGSGKSTLLNILSGIDHPDGGRVTIGGENITAMSEHERTLFRRNYIGFVFQSFNLIPTLTVMENVLLPLSLKGEESAVNTEKAMQFLEEVGLADRAVSFPDRLSGGEQQRVAIARAMIHRPLLILADEPTGNLDHRTAEHVIRLMTGLARENNQTILIATHDEDLCRLADRVLQLESGRPVFLPSPRHTVTQEE; via the coding sequence ATGAATACAGAAACCATCCAGGCCTCTTTCATCGCGTCCCTGAAACATGTTACCAAGAAGTATACCGAAGGGGATAAGACCAACCTTGTTCTCGACCGGCTCGACCTTGAAATAAAGCAGGCCGAACTGATTGTGCTGCTTGGGAAATCCGGCTCCGGGAAAAGCACCCTGCTGAATATTCTCAGCGGCATTGATCATCCCGACGGCGGCCGCGTTACCATTGGCGGCGAAAATATTACGGCCATGAGCGAACACGAGCGAACCCTGTTTCGCAGGAATTATATCGGGTTTGTCTTCCAGTCGTTTAATCTTATTCCGACACTGACCGTGATGGAAAATGTCTTGCTCCCCCTGTCGCTGAAAGGCGAGGAGAGCGCGGTTAATACGGAAAAGGCCATGCAGTTTCTGGAGGAGGTCGGTCTGGCTGATCGTGCAGTCAGTTTTCCCGACCGTCTATCCGGCGGTGAACAACAGCGGGTAGCGATCGCCAGGGCGATGATTCATCGCCCCCTGCTGATTCTGGCAGACGAGCCCACCGGCAACCTGGATCATCGCACCGCCGAACATGTCATCCGGTTGATGACCGGCCTCGCAAGAGAGAATAACCAGACCATACTTATTGCCACGCATGATGAAGACCTCTGCCGTCTGGCAGACCGCGTACTGCAGCTTGAATCGGGGCGACCTGTGTTTCTGCCATCCCCCCGCCATACCGTTACGCAGGAGGAATGA
- a CDS encoding SDR family oxidoreductase — protein MASDFSRIAIVTGTTSGIGEAVMRSLIANGYGVVGNGRTVEKLNQLEAELGAAFHGVAGDASDSTVIQQLFEAAEQHFGRPADTVVANAGRGMGGSVKDADLSEFDEVLNINVRGTTHLLQQAARKLVDLQKDRYPDAAADIVIIGSTVGRLISPFSSVYGATKFAVHALAEGLRREIGPSGVRVTLVEPAIVISGFQSAAGYSDELVRTFHDKFGPLLQSGDIANAIQYVVDQPPHVHVSDIMVRPTRQDYP, from the coding sequence ATGGCCTCTGACTTTTCCCGAATCGCCATAGTAACCGGTACCACTTCCGGTATCGGTGAAGCGGTGATGCGCTCCTTAATTGCCAACGGCTACGGTGTTGTGGGCAACGGCCGGACTGTCGAAAAACTGAACCAACTCGAGGCGGAACTGGGTGCCGCGTTTCACGGGGTTGCCGGAGATGCGTCCGACAGCACCGTCATCCAACAACTTTTTGAGGCGGCCGAACAGCATTTCGGCCGGCCGGCCGACACGGTGGTCGCCAATGCCGGACGGGGCATGGGAGGGTCGGTCAAGGACGCCGACCTCTCGGAGTTTGACGAAGTTCTCAACATCAATGTCAGGGGCACCACGCACCTGCTGCAACAGGCGGCGCGAAAGCTGGTTGATCTGCAAAAGGATCGGTACCCGGACGCTGCAGCCGATATTGTCATCATCGGATCAACGGTCGGGCGGCTTATCTCCCCGTTCAGCAGTGTTTACGGAGCGACCAAGTTCGCGGTTCATGCCCTGGCCGAAGGCCTTCGCCGAGAGATCGGCCCGAGTGGGGTACGTGTAACCCTGGTGGAACCGGCTATCGTGATCAGCGGCTTTCAATCCGCTGCGGGATACAGCGACGAGCTGGTCCGTACGTTCCATGACAAATTCGGCCCGTTGCTGCAGAGCGGAGACATTGCCAACGCAATTCAATATGTGGTCGATCAGCCGCCGCATGTGCATGTCAGCGACATTATGGTCAGACCGACACGGCAGGATTACCCCTGA
- a CDS encoding methyl-accepting chemotaxis protein: protein MNIFNNIKLRYKILVFPAIFVLVVGVIYYTTQWSNESVGRELDTVQYSHIPYNDLTNRMTATQRAVQQSFQDGVAAQDINLIDNTAALAQEFRQLADSARAIRADNNYELLDRTVESFNRYYRHGVNSSTLMIEDDYSENVSESVQAMIGELEVLRDLLEQISSVEMHQAFENARGHLAELRQTINMVLFVSLGLFVVISLLLSQAISGALKKMVDNILRLSDGHLDIKVPQKFLHRKDEIGDISRAVDDLVSKLTEVIVGVQNESNHINEISRRLEETSSQMAKGSGEQASFVEEISSTMEQVSANINQNARNAQETNSLSSEANTKLKDVGSRSQDAINANRTITERINQISDIAFQTNVLALNAAIEAARAGDAGKGFAVVAEEVQMLAEKSKTAADEIVELTKTAYNLANRAGEVMFETIPKIDKTSTLVQEISMSSDEQSKGADQVNQSIQQLSTLSQQSAASSQELAASAEDLMNQAERLKQSIAYYKLGGLARQQNGHKPLQVQKPQPKGMNGHSKKPSPEKEIAFELN from the coding sequence ATGAATATTTTCAATAACATAAAACTCAGATACAAGATCCTTGTCTTCCCGGCCATTTTTGTGCTGGTGGTGGGTGTGATCTACTATACCACCCAATGGAGCAACGAGTCCGTTGGAAGGGAATTGGATACGGTTCAGTATTCGCACATTCCATACAATGATCTGACCAATCGCATGACGGCCACGCAAAGGGCGGTTCAGCAATCGTTTCAGGACGGAGTCGCCGCCCAGGACATCAACCTGATCGACAACACGGCTGCACTGGCACAGGAGTTTCGCCAGCTTGCCGACAGTGCCCGCGCAATCAGGGCCGATAACAACTACGAGTTGCTGGATCGCACCGTAGAGTCGTTCAACCGCTATTATCGGCACGGTGTAAATTCGTCAACATTGATGATCGAGGACGACTACTCGGAGAATGTCAGCGAAAGCGTCCAGGCGATGATCGGTGAACTGGAAGTGCTCCGGGATCTGCTCGAGCAAATTTCGAGCGTTGAAATGCATCAGGCGTTTGAAAACGCCCGTGGCCATCTGGCGGAATTGCGTCAAACGATCAATATGGTGCTGTTCGTAAGTCTGGGTTTGTTTGTCGTCATCTCACTGCTGTTGTCGCAGGCCATCTCCGGAGCCTTGAAGAAAATGGTAGATAACATCCTGAGGCTGTCCGACGGACATCTGGACATCAAGGTGCCGCAAAAGTTTCTCCACCGGAAGGATGAGATCGGCGATATTTCCCGTGCGGTGGATGACCTGGTCTCCAAACTCACGGAAGTGATCGTCGGGGTGCAAAATGAGTCCAACCACATCAATGAGATCAGTCGTCGACTCGAAGAGACATCCTCCCAGATGGCAAAAGGGTCGGGTGAACAGGCTTCTTTTGTGGAAGAGATTTCGAGCACCATGGAGCAGGTTTCTGCCAACATCAACCAGAATGCAAGAAACGCCCAGGAGACCAACAGCTTGTCTTCGGAAGCCAACACCAAGCTGAAAGATGTCGGCAGCAGGTCGCAGGACGCGATTAACGCCAACAGAACCATAACAGAGCGGATCAACCAGATCAGCGATATTGCGTTCCAGACCAACGTCCTGGCGTTGAACGCGGCTATTGAAGCCGCGAGGGCAGGTGATGCCGGCAAAGGGTTTGCCGTTGTGGCCGAAGAAGTTCAGATGCTTGCGGAAAAGAGCAAAACGGCGGCCGACGAGATTGTGGAACTCACCAAAACCGCCTACAACCTGGCCAACCGCGCCGGCGAGGTGATGTTCGAAACCATTCCGAAAATCGACAAAACCTCTACGCTCGTACAGGAGATCTCCATGTCGAGTGATGAGCAAAGCAAAGGCGCCGACCAGGTCAACCAGTCGATTCAGCAGCTCAGCACACTCTCGCAGCAGAGCGCTGCCTCGAGCCAGGAGCTTGCCGCATCCGCGGAAGACCTGATGAACCAGGCCGAGCGTCTGAAACAGTCTATTGCCTATTACAAACTGGGCGGACTCGCCCGGCAGCAGAACGGACACAAGCCATTACAGGTTCAAAAACCGCAACCAAAAGGGATGAACGGCCACTCCAAAAAGCCGTCGCCTGAAAAGGAAATTGCTTTTGAATTGAACTGA